CCGGTCGGCACCACAAAGCTGGTGATCGATTTCGGCGCACCGTAGGCTTCCATTTTTTCAATAATGCGCGGCAACACCGTTTCCGAACTGGCAGTGGAATAGGCCAGAATAAGCTCGTCCTTCAGAATGCGGATCAGCGTCCAAATGCGCAGTTTGCACATACGCGCCACTGTTCCGAGCACCACCAGGGCGAAGAAGGCGATGGCCACATACACCAACAGCACCAGCTTGGCGAGCGGCAGTAACGAGGCAAAACCAAAGTTTGCGACGGTTACCGCAATCAGGCCAAAGACCCCGACCGGCGCATAACGCATAATCATATGCGTAACTTTGAACATGGTCTCAGAAACCGCCTTAAAGACGTTCAGCAGCGGCTCTTTCGTTTCCTTCGGCAGGGAAGAGAGGCCTAAACCAAACAGTACCGAGAAGAAGATAATCGGCAGCATGTCGCCTTTCGCCATCGACGCGAAGATGTTGGACGGGATCAGCGATAAAATGGTACTCACCAGGCTGTGAGAGCCACTTTGTACCTGTTCAGTGGTTTTTTCATACTGGGAGATATCGACGGTGGTCAACGTCGACATATCGATGCCGTGACCAGGTTGGAACACATTCGCCAGCGTCAGCCCTACCACAATCGCGATGGTGGTAATCACCTCAAAATAGAGAATGGTTTTCAACCCGATGCGGCCCAGCTTCTTCGCATCACCGACGCCGGCAATGCCGACGACTAATGTAGAAATAACGATTGGCACAACAATCATTTTAATCAGGCTGATAAAAATATTCCCGGCGGGGCTAAGAATATTATTAACGAGCCATTCGCGAGATTCCGTTTGGTTATGCAGGATCGCTCCGACAGCAATCCCCAGAAACAACGCAATCAAGATTTGCCAAGCAAGGCTGATTTTCACACTTCTCATACCCAAAAAATTCCTCAAAGCATCCCTCCGGAGTATTTTTCACCAACGGCTCCAGATGGAATACTTAATCAATTCAATACAGGTTTATGTTAATTTAATGTAACGTTCACTTGCCCTGTCAGTGTTGCGGGTTAAATCTGTACCATCTGAAGCCCATGCTCTGCAAGCCTTGTTTCACCTGCAAAAAGCGCGCCGCTGCAGGAAGTGTGAGCTTCTCAATAATTTCCATTAACATAATTCGTTGTTATTAAATACATATTTCACTATACGGTAAGCCAGAAAACAAACAGATCGTTCGATTTATCGGCAATAAGGAAATGCGTGACCCATCACGTAATATGCATATTTAAGCGCGCGGTTGGAACTTCCATGAGCTTACATAAACTTACAAATTTTAATACTAAAACAATAAATTGCATTTGCCAGCATGGCGAATGAGTGATTGTCAAAAGAAGGGAATCCTTACAGAGACTGGACGTATTTATTGCATAATTCACGGTGTTTTTTTATTGCGTTATGTTTAACGTTTAAGAAAAAACAATCCATAGATATCATGCCTAATTAATACCGAATAGGAATATTAATAGCCATGTTATTACAAAACAGTTTTAGCCGTGCTAAAAGCAATATCTCATGTCGTTTTTAACACCTCTTGCTTTATGTTTTTTTGTTCTTTAAGAACGAGTTTGTTGTCAAAAACTGTGAACTCCCCCGTAAAGACACATTAACCTCGCAGATCTCCCCGTCAATCCGCCAGTAACTATTACAAATCAATATCTTCGTTGCGTGATCTATCGCGCAAAAAAGGAACAAAGAATCATAGCAAACTATACTTAACCATCAGTTGACATATCATTAACAACTTATAACAAGGAGTAAAAGCTATGAGCCAACTGCACAAACATGCGATTCCTGCCGCAATTGCGGAACATGCCCTGATTAGCCCGGCACAATACCAGCAATACTATCTGCAATCGGTGCAAGACCCGGCGGCCTTCTGGGGAGAACACGGCAAGATTGTTGACTGGATCAAGCCTTATACTCAGGTAAAAAACACCTCTTTCGCGCCGGGGAATATCAGCATCCGTTGGTTTGAAGACGGCACCCTTAACCTGGCGGCCAACTGCCTGGATCGCCATCTGGCCACCCGCGGCGACCAAACCGCCATTATCTGGGAAGGTGACGATCCGAACCAATCCAAGCATGTGACCTATAAGCAACTGCATCACGATGTCTGCCAATTTGCCAACGTGCTCAAAAGTCTGGGGGTGAAGAAAGGCGACGTCGTGGCGATTTATATGCCCATGGTGCCAGAGGCGGCGGTAGCGATGCTGGCCTGCGCCCGTATCGGGGCGGTGCACTCCGTGATCTTTGGCGGCTTCTCACCGGAAGCGGTGGCCGGACGCATCATCGACTCTAACGCCCGCCTGGTGATCACCGCCGATGAAGGCCTGCGCGCCGGCCGTTCCGTTCCCTTGAAAAAGAATGTGGATGACGCGCTGAAAAATCCAGGGGTGACCAGCGTCGACAATGTGGTGGTTTTCCAACGTACCGGTAAACCCGGCTACTGGCAGGAAGGCCGCGACCTCTGGTGGCACGAGCTGACCGTCGGAGTCTCTGCTGAGTGTCCGCCGGAAGAAATGAATGCCGAAGATCCGCTGTTTATCCTCTATACCTCCGGTTCGACCGGTAAACCGAAGGGCGTACTGCATACTACCGGCGGCTATCTGGTCTATGCGGCGATGACCTTCAAATACGTCTTCGACTACCATGATGGCGACATTTACTGGTGCACCGCCGACGTCGGTTGGGTTACCGGCCACAGCTATTTACTGTATGGCCCGCTGGCCTGCGGCGCCATTACCCTGATGTTTGAAGGCGTGCCGAATTATCCCGGAGTTAATCGTCTGTCGCAGGTCATCGACAAGCATCAGGTTAATATTCTGTATACCGCACCGACAGCGATCCGTGCGCTGATGGCGGAGGGCGACAAAGCGATTGAAGATACCAAACGCGACTCGCTGCGCATTATGGGCTCGGTGGGCGAACCGATTAACCCGGAAGCCTGGGAGTGGTACTACGAAAAGATCGGCAACGGCCAATGCCCGATCATGGACACCTGGTGGCAGACCGAAACCGGCGGTTTTATGATCACCCCGCTGCCCGGCGCTACCGAGCTGAAAGCCGGTTCCGCCACGAAGCCGTTCTTCGGCGTACAGCCGGCGCTGGTCGATAATGCCGGTACGCCGCAGGAAGGCGCCTGCGAAGGCAATCTGGTGATGGTCGACTCCTGGCCTGGCCAGGCGCGGACGCTGTTTGGCGATCACGCGCGCTTTGAACAGACCTATTTCTCGACCTTTAAAGGGATGTACTTCAGCGGCGATGGCGCACGACGCGACGAAGACGGCTATTACTGGATTACCGGCCGCGTCGATGACGTACTGAACGTTTCCGGCCACCGTCTGGGAACGGCAGAAATCGAATCTGCGCTGGTTGCCCACCCGAAAATCGCCGAAGCTGCGGTGGTGGGTATACCGCATAACATTAAAGGCCAGGCCATTTATGCCTACATCACGCTGAATCACGGCGAAGAACCAACGCCGGAGCTCTATACCGAAGTACGTAACTGGGTGCGTAAAGAGATAGGGCCAATCGCCACACCGGATATCCTGCACTGGACCGACTCTCTACCGAAAACCCGCTCCGGCAAAATCATGCGGCGTATTCTGCGCAAAATTGCCGCCGGCGATACCAGCAATCTGGGTGATACCTCGACGCTGGCAGATCCGGCGGTTGTCGACAAGCTGTTGGAAGAAAAACAATCAATGAAAGTACCGTCGTAATTTTTTGCCGTTCCCGGCCGCCCGGTGCATGTCCGGCCGGCGGCCGCTATCTCCGAAAGTGTTCAGGTTGCAGTCTGCGTCTGAATGAATTACCCGGTATCTGCCTGAAACAAATGCCGGAACAGATGTAGGTATCCTGAAAGGCTGCGGATATAGCGCGGCGTTCGCAATCAATGCCTTTTGGAGACATACAATGAATGACACCATTTACCAGGGAATTGAGCAAAACCCGCGCTTTAAGGAGCTGGTGCGCAAACGTGGCCGTTTCGCCTGGCTACTGTCGTTAATCACGCTGGCGCTATACGTCGGCTTTATCCTACTGATCGCCTTCGCGCCGCAGTGGCTGGGTACCCCCATCGCCGCCGGCTCCACCATCACCC
The nucleotide sequence above comes from Serratia rhizosphaerae. Encoded proteins:
- the gltP gene encoding glutamate/aspartate:proton symporter GltP gives rise to the protein MRSVKISLAWQILIALFLGIAVGAILHNQTESREWLVNNILSPAGNIFISLIKMIVVPIVISTLVVGIAGVGDAKKLGRIGLKTILYFEVITTIAIVVGLTLANVFQPGHGIDMSTLTTVDISQYEKTTEQVQSGSHSLVSTILSLIPSNIFASMAKGDMLPIIFFSVLFGLGLSSLPKETKEPLLNVFKAVSETMFKVTHMIMRYAPVGVFGLIAVTVANFGFASLLPLAKLVLLVYVAIAFFALVVLGTVARMCKLRIWTLIRILKDELILAYSTASSETVLPRIIEKMEAYGAPKSITSFVVPTGYSFNLDGSTLYQSIAAIFIAQLYGIELSIGQEIVLVLTLMVTSKGIAGVPGVSFVVLLATLGSVGIPLEGLAFIAGVDRILDMARTALNVVGNALAVLVVSKWERQFDSSKALAYEKEFLAGKVKTARQS
- a CDS encoding DUF485 domain-containing protein — its product is MNDTIYQGIEQNPRFKELVRKRGRFAWLLSLITLALYVGFILLIAFAPQWLGTPIAAGSTITRGIPVGVGLIVISFVLTGIYVFRANGEFDRLTAEILREVKQ
- the acs gene encoding acetate--CoA ligase, with the protein product MSQLHKHAIPAAIAEHALISPAQYQQYYLQSVQDPAAFWGEHGKIVDWIKPYTQVKNTSFAPGNISIRWFEDGTLNLAANCLDRHLATRGDQTAIIWEGDDPNQSKHVTYKQLHHDVCQFANVLKSLGVKKGDVVAIYMPMVPEAAVAMLACARIGAVHSVIFGGFSPEAVAGRIIDSNARLVITADEGLRAGRSVPLKKNVDDALKNPGVTSVDNVVVFQRTGKPGYWQEGRDLWWHELTVGVSAECPPEEMNAEDPLFILYTSGSTGKPKGVLHTTGGYLVYAAMTFKYVFDYHDGDIYWCTADVGWVTGHSYLLYGPLACGAITLMFEGVPNYPGVNRLSQVIDKHQVNILYTAPTAIRALMAEGDKAIEDTKRDSLRIMGSVGEPINPEAWEWYYEKIGNGQCPIMDTWWQTETGGFMITPLPGATELKAGSATKPFFGVQPALVDNAGTPQEGACEGNLVMVDSWPGQARTLFGDHARFEQTYFSTFKGMYFSGDGARRDEDGYYWITGRVDDVLNVSGHRLGTAEIESALVAHPKIAEAAVVGIPHNIKGQAIYAYITLNHGEEPTPELYTEVRNWVRKEIGPIATPDILHWTDSLPKTRSGKIMRRILRKIAAGDTSNLGDTSTLADPAVVDKLLEEKQSMKVPS